A DNA window from Actinomadura coerulea contains the following coding sequences:
- a CDS encoding AtpZ/AtpI family protein: protein MSEQKRRPEDGQREFADAAWSVPSYLLSGMLIWGGLGWLLSKWTHQTWLVPIGLVIGVVLAVYLVYVKFGRHSS, encoded by the coding sequence ATGAGCGAGCAGAAACGCCGGCCGGAGGACGGCCAGCGGGAATTCGCCGACGCCGCCTGGTCCGTGCCCAGCTACCTCCTTTCCGGGATGCTCATCTGGGGCGGTCTCGGGTGGCTGCTGTCCAAGTGGACGCACCAGACCTGGCTGGTCCCGATCGGCCTGGTCATCGGCGTCGTGCTCGCCGTCTACCTGGTCTACGTGAAGTTCGGTCGCCACTCCTCCTGA